In Limnohabitans sp. INBF002, one genomic interval encodes:
- the urtD gene encoding urea ABC transporter ATP-binding protein UrtD: MTPDLFEEGAQRLATHQARVVNDVTSGDRSAGYGRIHEPGSLDLTHGRILYLEDVHVSFDGFKAINGLSLDIAPGELRCIIGPNGAGKTTMMDIITGKTKPDSGQVFFGSTIDLLRHNEPEIAQLGIGRKFQKPTVFEHLSVFENLELALKTHKGVAASMFFKLNGTQRDRLSEVLHTIHLEDSVNDQAGNLSHGQKQWLEIGMLLMQDPKLLLLDEPVAGMTDFETERTAELFLTLKGKHSLMVVEHDMSFINTISDIVTVLCDGSVLAQGTLAQVQADERVIEVYLGR, from the coding sequence AGCGCCTCGCCACACACCAAGCGCGCGTGGTGAACGACGTCACCTCTGGCGACCGCAGCGCGGGCTATGGCCGAATCCACGAACCCGGCAGCCTTGACCTGACGCATGGCCGCATCTTGTACTTAGAAGATGTACACGTGAGCTTTGATGGGTTCAAAGCCATCAACGGTTTGTCACTCGACATTGCACCGGGCGAGCTGCGCTGCATCATCGGTCCCAACGGCGCGGGCAAGACCACGATGATGGACATCATCACCGGCAAAACCAAACCCGACTCGGGCCAAGTGTTCTTTGGCAGCACCATCGACTTGTTGCGCCACAACGAGCCCGAAATTGCGCAGCTGGGCATTGGCCGCAAGTTTCAAAAACCCACGGTGTTTGAACACTTGAGCGTGTTTGAAAACTTAGAGCTGGCCTTGAAAACCCACAAGGGCGTGGCTGCCTCGATGTTCTTCAAACTCAACGGCACGCAGCGCGACCGCCTGAGCGAAGTGCTGCACACCATCCACCTAGAGGACAGCGTGAACGACCAAGCAGGCAACCTGAGCCACGGCCAAAAGCAGTGGCTGGAGATTGGCATGTTGCTCATGCAAGACCCCAAACTCTTGCTGCTCGACGAACCCGTGGCCGGCATGACCGACTTTGAAACCGAACGCACGGCAGAACTTTTCTTGACCCTCAAGGGCAAACACTCGCTGATGGTGGTGGAACACGACATGAGCTTCATCAACACCATCTCCGACATCGTCACCGTGCTGTGCGACGGCTCGGTGTTGGCGCAAGGCACGCTGGCACAAGTGCAAGCCGACGAGCGCGTGATTGAGGTGTACCTAGGCCGCTAA